The following coding sequences lie in one Mycobacterium gordonae genomic window:
- a CDS encoding 4-hydroxy-3-methylbut-2-enyl diphosphate reductase, with protein sequence MAPTIDMGIPGAVSSVASESTPGRKRVLLAEPRGYCAGVDRAVETVERALEKHGAPVYVRHEIVHNRHVVDTLARAGAVFVEETDQVPEGAIVVFSAHGVAPTVYADAAERNLQTIDATCPLVTKVHNEAKRFARADYDILLIGHEGHEEVVGTAGEAPDHVQLVDGVEAVEHVTIRDEDKVVWLSQTTLSVDETMEIVGRLRQRFPKLQDPPSDDICYATQNRQVAVKAMAPECELVIVVGSRNSSNSVRLVEVALNAGSRAAHLVDWADDIDPAWLDGVTTVGVTSGASVPEVLVSGVLERLAEHGYDMVQPVTTANETLVFALPREIRPARSRD encoded by the coding sequence ATGGCGCCGACTATTGACATGGGGATTCCTGGTGCGGTGAGTTCGGTGGCTTCCGAGAGCACGCCGGGCCGCAAGCGGGTGCTGCTGGCGGAGCCGCGCGGTTACTGCGCAGGGGTGGATCGGGCCGTCGAGACGGTGGAGCGTGCGCTGGAGAAGCACGGCGCTCCCGTCTACGTGCGGCACGAGATCGTGCACAACCGGCACGTGGTCGACACGCTGGCCAGGGCGGGCGCGGTCTTCGTCGAGGAGACGGATCAGGTGCCCGAGGGCGCCATCGTCGTCTTCTCCGCACACGGCGTCGCACCGACGGTGTATGCCGACGCCGCCGAGCGCAACTTGCAAACCATCGACGCCACCTGCCCGCTGGTCACCAAGGTGCACAACGAGGCCAAGCGCTTCGCGCGCGCCGACTACGACATCCTGCTGATCGGGCATGAGGGGCACGAGGAAGTCGTCGGGACGGCCGGGGAAGCGCCTGATCACGTGCAATTGGTCGACGGGGTCGAGGCCGTCGAGCACGTCACCATCCGTGACGAGGACAAGGTCGTGTGGCTCTCCCAGACCACGCTCTCGGTCGACGAGACCATGGAGATCGTCGGGCGACTGCGCCAGCGCTTCCCGAAGTTGCAGGATCCGCCCAGCGACGACATTTGCTACGCGACCCAGAACCGCCAGGTCGCGGTCAAGGCGATGGCGCCGGAATGCGAGCTGGTGATCGTCGTCGGCTCGCGCAACTCGTCGAACTCGGTGCGCCTGGTCGAGGTGGCGCTGAACGCAGGATCGCGCGCGGCGCACCTGGTGGACTGGGCCGACGACATCGACCCGGCCTGGCTGGACGGCGTCACCACCGTCGGCGTGACGTCCGGGGCGTCGGTTCCGGAGGTGCTGGTCAGCGGTGTGCTCGAGCGGTTGGCCGAGCACGGCTACGACATGGTGCAACCGGTGACGACGGCCAACGAGACGTTGGTGTTCGCATTGCCCCGCGAGATACGGCCGGCCCGGTCGCGGGATTGA